Genomic segment of Candidatus Eisenbacteria bacterium:
TGCCGGTGCCCAACCACCTCGCGCAGGGTCCGGCGACGGCGGTCGTCGCGGGCGGGCGGCTGTTCGTGTTCGACGCCGGCCCGGGCGTGATGCGGCAGATGGACGCCGCCGGGCTTCCCTACCGCGGCGGGGCGATCACGGCGCTGTTCCTCACCCACCTGCACAGCGACCACACGCTCGGCTACCCGGACGTCCTCCTCACCTCGTGGGTGATGGGCCGCCGTACGCCGCTGCGCGTCGTCGGGCCGCCCGGCACGCGGCGCATGACCGAGCGGATCCTCGAGGCCTGGAGCGAGGACATTGACGTGCGCACGAACGGCCTCGAGCGCGGCCAGCCCGGCGGCTGGCGCGCGGATGTGCGCGAGACGGGCGGCGGCGTGGTGTACGACTCGGCCGGCGTCACCATTCGCGCGATCCCGGTGATGCACGGCGACTGGAAGCACGCGCTCGCCTACCGCGTGGACGCGCCCGGCAAGTCGGTGGTGATCTCCGGCGACACCGCGCCCTGCCCCGCGCTCGAACAGGCCGCCCGCGGCGTGGACGTGCTGATCCACGAGGTCTACCCGGAGGTGCGCCTGAAGCCCGAGGACCGCCCGGGCGGAGACGCGTGGCCCAGGTACATGCACGCGTTCCACACCTCCGACCGCGAGCTCGGCGCGATCGCCGCGCGCGCGCAGCCA
This window contains:
- a CDS encoding MBL fold metallo-hydrolase, coding for MASRFALARPATLLIAAACTIGAAPASAQAPAARALPESTTVILLGTGMPVPNHLAQGPATAVVAGGRLFVFDAGPGVMRQMDAAGLPYRGGAITALFLTHLHSDHTLGYPDVLLTSWVMGRRTPLRVVGPPGTRRMTERILEAWSEDIDVRTNGLERGQPGGWRADVRETGGGVVYDSAGVTIRAIPVMHGDWKHALAYRVDAPGKSVVISGDTAPCPALEQAARGVDVLIHEVYPEVRLKPEDRPGGDAWPRYMHAFHTSDRELGAIAARAQPKRLVLHHIVRMGGTDEELIAGVRAGGFTGPVTIGHDLERY